The Punica granatum isolate Tunisia-2019 chromosome 4, ASM765513v2, whole genome shotgun sequence sequence TGTATAGGTTCTGAAttcaaaaaaaggaaaaaaaaaaaagaattaaaaatattaatctcGGATATTGAAACCAAAAGGTGCATaaacaatttgaattttgaccATTTACGGCTCATTTGATATCATAAAACATTaacttctttaattttttttcattccaaTATCATTTGGTCACACCAAATGGGCCATTAATTATGCCAAATCAATGTCGACAAACTACCTCATAAGGCGATAGACGCAATCCCAACTTGAGCTGGCTTGTCAGCTCATAAAAGCTAAGTTGTATTTCCTCAATAGAGAAGTTCAAAGTGAAGTTGAAGTAGATTTGAACTTTCTGCAGGAGAAACGCACTTTGTGGAGGGATAACAGTGATTCCTCCACGAAACTTCTCCACCTCAAACGAGAAAGGATCACCGAACAAGGAAGCCGTCAGACGTAGAGAAAGCTGGTGTGAAACAAGAGATGAAAAGGATGCCCTAATCAAACTCTGAGCAGCTATAGATATTCTTGGACTATCCGCATCGGGGTCAACGGCAAAGTAAACCTTTGATATGTTTTGTCCAGGCACAGGTTCTATGGACAAGACGACCACCTGTTTTGTCAAAGGGAAGGACATGAGCAAAAAAAGGCCATCAAGAAGTAACCGAGGAGGAATCAGTGGAGATAGAGCTACCTTAATAGTGGGAGCGTTCATCTCCCCAAAAATGTCATCCTCGAGCAGCATAATGTTTTCTTTTAGCAAAGATACCCGCTTTCCCACATAAAAGCTAGCTACAATATCATGACCTGGAAATGGGATAAAACCAATCAGCAATGAGTCATCAGGAATGTGATCCATGACGCCAAGAAAAAGTTTAAACgctgaattaaaaaaattcccaACGAGCCTCTCCACGGAAAGCCATTAATGGATAGTTCTTCAAGTTCTGAAGAGCAACCCACTCGTGCAAGAAAATGATTGATCTCTCTGTACAGACAAAAGTTTATTTAACTAATAAATACCCAATCGGCAATTAATCTCGACCAGATCTCCGTCAAATCTCAACAGAAGCCTGTCAATCCCGGCAAGAAATTCAGGATGACAAATGGAAGATAAGCATAAAAGGTACTGCCAAATTCCAAGGAGCAATTTTCGGAAGTACGAAACCCCGATATGTCCAGTGAAATTTTCCAGTCATTATGCTCATAAGCATCTGAAAGGACAATTTAAAGAAGCACTTTGCGACTCGattccacaaagcaagacatCAGAACAAACATTTCATGAAACATTCCATCCATCTCTTGTAGTTTTTACCCAGTCAAAACATTCACTTTTCCAAAACAAGCAGAGAATACTAAGAGCATTTATTGATTGGCCAACAAAAGCTTGCACAAACGCAAGAAGGGCATAAAAGGAAACAGAGACAGACCGCAGCGTCATTTTAGGTTTATACCAATTGACTGAGTATGTTTACGAAATCGGCATGGTTTGACACGTTATCCAAGTAATCAATCACGAACAAAGCACACGACTTCGGGAATTTTTCATCCGGCACGACCCAGAAGCGGACTTCGATTGTGAAATTGACCCGAATTGGACCTACTTGTACTAAATTGTGCCATGTTGCTAAATTTGGACAGCACATAAATCGGCAACATATAAGCTAAAAGGAGGATGGAGAAGAAATTATTAGAGACAACAATGGAAATACTGCGAGCGAGGGCGCTGCCCAAGCGAGAAGCTCCCGAGAAACGAAAATGTCGGCCGCCATTAAAGCACAGAGCTACCCACTCACTCATTCACTCATCTCTCTCGGCTGCTCAACCAAACGAAGCACATTCCGCAATCAACGCCGGGGAACCGAAACAGACGAGGGGAAGGGACAAGACCCACCTCTGAATCTGCTGTCGAGATCCAGATCGCCCCGATCCCCGAGGTTCAAGAAGGGGGGGAGCCAGAAGAGGGCGGAGAGGAACCCCGCCACCGACAGGATGAGGACGAGCACGCATTTGAGGCCGACGTGGCGGAGAATCCGGCCGCAGCCGCAGCGGATCTGGGGGTGGCCGGTGCGCTCGGAGGTGATGGAGACGGAGGGGTCGGTCAGGGGCAGCTCCTGCCCCTCCTCGGCCGCGCCCTTACCCATTAACTAGGCAATGCGAGTTGACTACGCCATTGGAGCTGAGCTGAGATGAGAGCTTGGTGGGTTCAAATTCGGTGCACCCATCACCtgcttcttcctctttcctctttcttcgtgggttctagagagagaaagtgaggagagagagagagtggaggtTTGGGTAGTGTTTTGTGTTGagagtatttttcttttcttttctttttttcctttcttcttgcAGAATTTTCTGTGTGAGAGGTGGAAGCGAAGTAACTTCAGCtcaaaactaaaaaataattttttaaaaaaatataaaatataaaaataaagaattaatttttttttaaaaaaatcgatGAGATTGGCCAGGTAATCAAACTGCTCAAGCAGTCTCgatgaaaattcaaatccaaGTCTCAACTCCTCGTGAAGAAACTTCAGCAGAATACTCTATAAGTGTCGCCCACACAGTATGTGCGACAGGACCTACATATCTGGTGAACTTGCAAGGTGTCTGCATAAGTAGTGAAGATTGGTCGAGCAAATTCAACACCCCTTGTCGtgggaaaataataataagaaaaagaataagaagaaaatgacGAAAATAggaatataaaaatgaaaaatgaggAGAGAGAGTGATGCCAACATCGGtgattccttttcttttttttttttggtgtgatttttaatattaataagtTTAATTTGATCCCTACTAATACAGTCGAGCCGACTCGGTCcattaaaaactaaaattctcCCAGCGTGAATATTTAGTATTCATAAGAATTCGAACTCGAGACTTTTTTTAagtgaaataaatattaaatcaCTTAAACAAACTTACGTTGACGGTGATCTCATTTCTTTTAGTTATGAGATATGGGTGGTTCGTCTGTTTTTCTGGTTTCTTGTCTTTTTCCATtctctattatatttttttctcttttctttggtaatttttaattaaaaacatttttaatggatttattattaaagagtttaattaattttctcacCCTCCGGTCACTTTTAGCTGGACTGCCGTTTGAAAAAGGGATGGCTGATTTTGTAATTAATCCATTTCTTTAATAGATATTTTTTCCCCCTATCGCAAGGAAGACCTTATGTTGAATAAAATTCCAAGGTCAATAGGAAACATGAGCTAATTGATTATCATCTACTTTTTAccaaaagtaaaattattgaaaCTAATAACAGATTCAATTTAAGGCTGACCTCACATTTAATGCATGTTTTTAAACTCTTAATTCGGCTTTCGATTAAAAAATGGATACGTCTAGAATTGGTCATTCATTTTAAATTGACGATTCTAGGATATATTCGCTAGGAGAGGTAAATATCACAAGCTAAAGGAACGAATCAATAAATTATGTTAAACAATAtcacttatttatttaattttttcttcggAAGTTGTAGTAAAGATGTGCatggtgcgtttgatttcggaattaaaataactttgattttgattgtgaaaaaggacaaatgagatgagattataaatttgacttgagattATGCAAATCCTGCTCGAAGCATCTGCGTGGAGAGCAATTCCTATCAATCTTACCTCACTATATAACATGAATAATAAGTGTGATAAGTTTTCATGGAATAATGAACAGGCCCATTAAACACGGTGAGCAGCTGGTCATATTCTCACTTAATTATCGaccttttactttcttttataCCGTGTTCTCGGAAAGAAGCACCATTAGGAATCTTCTCACTAGCAATGATCCCGTTAAAACGTGTATAAGTGTGCATCGCTAATATCTCGTTTTAAGAAGTTGATCATATAGAACGTAAAGGGCCACGTAATTTTGGTAATATTGCATTATTAAGTTTGAATTAGACACAACCTCGAAGGATCACACGAATTGGCCACTCCAATTTGGGAATTGAAGAAATTGCCAAGAAAAAATCGATTGAAAGTGAGCTGGCTTTTTGGTTCCTCGAAATTTGTCCTTGTGCCAAATCAAATTGGACAAAAGACCAAACTAATTGACCCCTCCATGGTCTGggtcaaaaatatatattgccttTTTCAACagtcaaaaataataattggcCCCCTCTTTTCAAAATCCAAAATCCATGGCAGGAAGAGAATTCGGCTCCCCTCCCCATGGTAACTACGGTGGGCAGGGCCACTTTGAACCGTTGATTTCGCGATCGTAATCACCAGTCCCTCATCTCATCTATGAGATTATTCACCTATCCATTCATACGAGTATTGTATTatattgtataatatatatatattttttattaagttAAGGTCAGCAGCAACGAGCATAGCAAGTCTCACAGGACATAACCACTTAGAATGGAATCCTGCCACGAATATTTGATTTGACCCGCACCAGTAATCAAATGTCTGAACACGATAGCGTAACCCCAATGAAGTACCAGAGATAAATTCCTCATCGACAAGTCAGTATTATTACCATAAGCATATTCAACAACAAAATGGGAGATCTTCTCCCCCTGTTTGCTCCCAAATCTCGAATTTTTAACCCAAAATTTGAAGCATTATCAACTGAATTGTCGTCTTATCATGTATCATATAGCATTgttgaatatatgtatatatttttatttatttatttatttattttttgctggATAAACGTAATATTGTTGATTATATCGATGGTATGATATTGTTGAGTATACCAGTGGGATGTGGATTTCGTATGGATAATTTTGGGTTGATCGGAGTGGTTGGGGAGAGTGAATAAGTGTGGCCCACGCGCCAGTCACGGGGACGCCCCCTCCCACCGCCAGTCTCCCGTGATCTACTCTCCTCTACTCGCTCCTTTCATTATTCTACTACTACTGCACTCCCCCACCCCGGTTCGGTTCAGTAGCGAACCGGACTGGCCACGTGAGTTTTGACTTCTATACCGGCAACATTCCATCCATTCACGTTCTTCCTTTAACCGAGCAGAACTTGATGAACTTCTTTGGACCAAATTCGCCCGGTTCGATTCGGGAAGGGAACATTTTTCGTTCGACCTTAAGAGACAGAGAACTGATCATACAATGGCATGCTTCGAGCAGATAAATATTACAAGCTTTGTTTTACAAAAGTTTTTGCACATAAATATGGGTCGATTGGAGCCTCGGCTGAGATGAGAATGGCACCCCCGTAAGCATGGCGAAGATCACCAATATGCACAACCCTCGCATTCCGTGGCGTGTATAAAAGCATAGCTAGCTTAGTCAGCATCACCGAGCCCGTCGCTTCCATCCCCCTTCTTGGTTATAGGAGCGTAACGAGAACCCAAGTTTGGCTTCTTACTCTGGGAAGCGATTTCGGCATTTTTCCGCAGCACAGCTCCGGGGGAGGGATATGGACGTTGTTGGAAGAGAGGACCCTGAAATTTGCAGGATAATCATCGTGTAAGTTTATGGCAAAGCCAAATTAAGATCGATCAATAGATAGAACAGAGTGATCGGAGCGTAGATCACAGCGAGAGGACAATCTAGAAACGGACATGTCAGCCTATCAAGGGTGGTAATATTTGCCTATCGGGATTCAGCCACCCGCTTCCATCACCCAGGTGCCTCTCACAAAAGCACCAGGTAGGCTATGAGTCATTTTATCAGGACAATCAGAGTTAGGCTACGAGTCGACTTCTGGGTTAGTTATTGAGcttggtttttatttttattgttttactaattttctttttcaacttCCCTTTCACATTATAACACAGAACAAGTGTTTATGATAGATTATTCGAAGTTACCGTGGCTGTGGTGTCAGCTGCTCGTGGTTGTACTCCTTTCAGCCCTACAACCCTGCAAATTGACAACCAATTGTCTAACTCAATTATCGAATTCAAGGGCCCCCCCATCATGATAAATGAAATGAGAAAATTGCAATAACTGCAGAAATTTCAAAAAGCTGCTTGCCGGCtgattcgagagaacattttGATGAGCGAGACATGATCTTTTACAATTTCACTATATGAAACACGATGTTAATGTTTCTGACTATTGGGGGAAATCGATAAGCATTCTAGATCACTCAGGGGAAAGCCCATGGTAATTTtcatttgtaatatatatcaCTTCCGGGAAAGAATTccatattattctttttcttgtaaTGATTTTTGTTTGTGCAAGAGAGATTACTTAAAAAGTTAGGAGAGAGACATACCAGCCTCCACGAGGAGCATCTGAATAAGAACTGGGGTCCATCGGATCCAACTCATCATCTTCAGAATAAACACGTTTCCTGCTGTCTCTTCGATTTCCCCGTCCCATCGGAGGTTTTGAACTAGACCTACAACAATGGAAGTCAACATGatcatttacttttctgtaaCATTTTAATAAACTTCATAAAACATCATCAGATGGGACAGATCTATAGTCCCTTTCAACTCGAGTATTAGGATCAACGATACTGCTGAATCAATGCTCCTAAAGTTGTTGATACTCTCCAAACTGTTAATTGCTACTCACAAAATattctatataaatattgGCTGAAAAAGCTGAAAATAAACTTTCCTCCAATAACATCCCCATCCGTTTAAGAATTGTCACTATGATAAAGACATATTATATTGCATCCACTTAACAATGTATTAGACGTGATGCTAATTTAAATCTAAATCCAAGGGACAATCACCGAAAAGCTATGAAATTTGATCAATCTTGATCTGTAAGCTGATCCTAAATCTAATTATAGGTACAGGGTTGATTACATTGAAAgctaaaagagaaaaatggaCCTTTGGTTGGGAGTCTTTTTCTCGAGACCTTCCTTGCTTTGAGTTGTGTTGCCAAGCTGCTGGTTATTCAAATTGGCTGACAAGTACTGCCTCTCAGGAAGATTGAGAACTCTGCACACaaacatattttaaaaaccaaaaacatttaaaataaaataaaataaaaatccagCAAATGGTTTAGATTTTCGGATGAAAATTTTAGCCGCAAAGTAGCACAGGGGAGTATAGAAGAAAGCTTACCGAGTACAGTGATTACAGTAATCCCAAGTCTGCACAAGACCTAAGCCCCAACCACCGCATCCCATGCACCTGTTTAATTGAGGTGACTGTTCACCACTGTTACTATTAGCTTCATTCCTAGAATCTAAGCTTCCACTATTTTCATTTCGAGAGGCAACTTTCTGGGAGGAACCAGGATACTCCCACTGTGATACTTGAGTCACTTTATTATAGTAATATTTGTGACCTGCAAACGAGTAGCAACGGCATCAGAATTCAGTACTGGAAGATTTGAAATAGCAGTTGATCCAGAGCTTCTTAAATTAAGCTTTCACTCTGATTAAGATGCCTAAAGTATACTCTAGAGGCACATAATAAGCAAAGACAATTTCTGGAATTTCCAAAATTAAGTCTCACAAATTGGAGCAACCTGAATGGACAAAACAAGTATTGGTAAGAAGTAGGCACCTGTCGTTTCATCAAGTGCCTCGATCCAATTTTCAGGGAGTGGTGCAGATGCTGGAGGTTGACTATTGGGAACTTTTTCTTGAGGCCTTTCCCACTGACTTTTTCCAGTACTTTCATTGTGATAATAAGCAGAACCTGTTGCAGGGTCTCGTGCCTCCACCTACAAGGATGAGCAAATTAAACTTCTGGAAGATACCTCCTCAAAATTATACTGCCAATCATGGATGATATCTCAATCACATAACGTGTGTTTGTGGGGCAACGTGACCTCGGGGCCactaaaacataaaaacttcATCCATTCCCTTTTTGCAcccacattttcttttttacccCTGTAATTTCTAGCTGTTAAGGAAACATTGCGATCAACATTCTTTTATATCAACCAGTTTGAACAAAACCTCCTAGATATAAGTACGGAATAGTGCCACAACAGCTGAGCTgtcaaagagaagaagagaatgCAACTGATGCGTACCCATCCAGGAGGCAAACTTCCAGCTTCGGGCTGATGAGCTGACTGTATTGCTGCATTCTGCATGCAGAATTAAAGAAACCTGAATTGTTAGCAGTTCGTAAACTAACTTGCACATAAATGCAACAATGAAGACATCATGCAACTAAAATATGTATGGAAAATAGACGTAATCAATGGAGAAAGTAACATAAATCCTTATGATCAAGCAAGAGTGGCATCCTAATAGAGTAATAAActcgaggaaaaaaaaatactggATTAGCAACATCAACATACATGTTCAACTCTCACAGGTTGTCCTTCAGAGGCATTCTCCTTCAGTATACCCCGAGCTCTCAGCTTTTGCTTAAGATACTCTGGCAACCCCGTAGCTGCAGGCTTCTGCTCAGAATCTACTATTCAGAAAAACAAAACCTTCTACTTAGAATCTATATCATGCTTAGATTTCTTACGGGTAGTTTTCATTTCCTACAGCttcaaaaatttcatgaaacatcagaaaaaggaaaacactCTTCTGTTTCACAAAAACCAACAAGAAATTGTGGCAAGTCTGATATAATCTTACTAGAGAGATTACCTTCCGGCCTCTGAGACGTATAATAAGCACCTCCACCAGGAACACCATACCCATTTCCTATCTCTATGTTTCCTGAGCAAAAGCACTAGTTTagtattcttcttttttctttcccctcCGTGCTATAAGGTAAGGGTACTGTTTCAGTAATTCTATCAACATATTCAATTTGAACGttaatattcaatttcaaCAAGAATATAATCtatagaaaatgaaagaaaagatTATTATCATATAACTTATTTGACTGCAATTGACGGATACCAATGTATCTTGCAGTCACTATCAGATTAATAACAAAGACACCATCACTATACTGAACACCAAATCCCCCTTGGATAAATGATGGTTCAGCACATGAAATCTGCATTTTAACTTCATGAATTATATATCACATGGCAGTTTAAGATTATTTAGGATTTTCCCACAACAATGAGCCAGGAACAAATACCAATATGGTTGGTGGTTAACTTTTGCCAATACCTGAAGCTTTACTGCCTTGCCAATAGTAGCTACTAGTCAGAAACTTTACTGGTCCAAACTTTTGCTCAAAATCACAGCACAACTAACTAAAAACAGCAATGCTCCACAGAGGAAACTTCTTCAGACATCTAATAATGCCCACAACATAGCATTTTACCATTAGAACTACCTGTACTAATCATCTAATAGTAGGAGAAttaatctctctcttcttctttccatTAAAGTAAGCAATTTAATTTATCAACCGagcaaatttaatttttatttcaacagTACTTCATCACTCCTGTTTTCAGAACTAACGACGCCTGATTATCATTTTATTGATCAGTTAGTCATCCCGTGTCTTTATTTTTAGTATCTACACAACAAATGCACTATCATGATCTGTAAAGAAGAAAATGCCTCAAGATATTAAACAAAGGTACTGAGACTACACATTTGAATTAGGAAAACAACAACTATGACCGTATTGTTGTTCAGAGATATACCGAATAGTTTACCTTTATCAGGAACAGCAGGAACCCCACGTTTCGAGGCAATCTCTGCACGGTGCTCTGTTGCCATCCTTAACAGATGCTCCTGAACAAGTGAACAAACAATTATACGGGTAGGTTGATAGCAAACCATAGGTGGATGTATATAGTGGAAAAGACAAAAGTTCACATACTTTTATAGCACTAGGATTGTGACGTTCGGAGAAGATGTCTGAACCATCCGTAGATGCTCCGCTTGCAACTCTTGCATCTCTAGAATCAACAGCAGACCACTCAGCTGCATACGCGATTCCATTCTTGActatttacaaaaaataatatctttCACAAGAAAAACCAAACGCTAACCTTTGATTGCGTATAACAGTTTGAGTTGCAAGCTCCTGAAAAACGCCAATCAAGTTAAGTAGCCATACAGTAGAATGAgatgaaaattataaagtaCAGTATGTTAAGGTTTTTCCAAAGGAAAAGGACAAACTTGTTCTCGCAGAACAGCATCCTGGGCAGCATGTTCAATGTCACTTGCAATTGCCACGGGCTTGCTGTCAGAGCAAGGCAATACACCAACAGCAGATGCGCTATTGAATTCTTTTTGTAGTGTATTTAGATCAGAAGATGATGATTGATAGCTTCCTCCAGTGTTTGCATCAATATCCCCATACTCCATGTTTTGCTCTTGAGGCTGCTGGTTGTCAGAACTAGGAGGCAATGGATCCGCCGAGTGCCCTTTATTTGCAATGAGCTGATGAGAAGACCCAAGTTCTCTCGGCTGATCAGCACTACTGATCTCCCCAGTGCTCATATTACCCTGTAGATTTGCCGAATGATCACTTCCGAACTGAGAAGCATCCTCAGCCGGATCTGTAGTACCATACTGTGGCATGCCACCATTTAGAGAGTTGTTGGAGTTCTGCCCCATTGGTGAAGGAGCATGCAAACCAAAATTGTACTGAGGTGCTGCAGTATGCTGGTAGAAACTCTGAGTACTCGACCAGTGAAACTGAGGATTCGGGGTATTACCAACATGGTGTGGTGGATATGAAGAAGATGGAATTGGAGGCGATGGGAAATGTGGTTGTCGGGTATAAGATTGAACTCCAGGAGGCAATGGCTGATCGTTAAAGTTACTCATATTTTTCAATGCCTTGACTGACAATACTGCTATGCTGCACCGACACCTAAaaaatgtatacatatatcagAACAAAAGAAGTAGCAGTATTATACGTATCCACTGCAATAAGACTGTTGTGAGAAAAGCTCGATTTTGATGGATACTCAGCCCGTATTATAGGGTAAACGATAATTGAAGGCAGCATAATTCAATTAAACAGTGAAAAACTGGAGCTTTTTCAGAAAATACCCGAACCCATGTTCTATAAGATACTAGAGCTTCGCAATGCAACCTAGCCAACATCAATGGAGGCAAAATCTGCAGACACAATCTCCAAGAACAACCAATAACTCGAATCATCGGCGTCTAGACACAATAAAACATGGCATCATTGCATCTATTCAAACTTAGCCAACCCACTATCATGATCTTTGCCCTTTAATTTCCTGAGCAGACTGAACCCCTCCTCAACTCCTTTGTAAACAAAATATCACTACCCGAAGTTCTATCAATACCAGAGAAGCCTCAGCTCGTTGACCATTCCTATCACGACAGTGCCCGTACTCGTCCTAACGAAATTCAATCTTTCTCAGCAAGAGGAAGTTCAATCTCTAACAGCAAAATCAGTTCCCATGGCATCCCCCTTTCTTCTCAGGATAGACAAGTTAATGAAAGagccaaaaaagaagaagaaaacgaagaCATGCCTGAATTCTCCAAGAGAATAAGGAGGAGAAGACCGGAGGGGAAGGGTGGCCGGGCTCCGGTGATGGACCGCCGATGATTCACTCCTACGTTCTCTGATGCTCCCGCTGCAGCTGATGCTGCTGCCATCTAACGTAACCGCCGTCTGGAGTAGCCTCTATGAAGTTATCCAGGACAAGGATAAGCTAATACGAGCGGACAAACAAGACGAAAGAGGCTTAAGATTTGGGCTATGGGCTCGGCCCATAAATTGCGGCccaattttaataattctctcaacattattttaatattttactaTAATATGATTATGATCTGTTTGGTAACGaaataaaatctaatttaacctaatttcattttgtttttttcttaatttaacaacacaatcattattttttttagagttAAATGCACTTTACCTCCTGACCTATAAGGAGAGTTGGGGTTTGCCCCCTCACCTTCAAATTTTTGAAGAATGCCTCCCGACCTTATTGGAAAATAAGTAAGATGCTCCCTCAACCAATTTCTGATCAAAATTCcaacaacaaaaaaagagCACATCCACTTACATGTCAAAATAAAAGGGTAAAATTGTCTCACACCACCATTCTTTGCTTGTTCCTCGTACTTTGTCCTGCTCAGAGATAGCAACGCAGTGAGAATAATTAATTCTTAAATAACACACCAACAATTCCCCATTTTCTGCTAACTCGAAATGGAGCAAAAGTTGTTTGATCCATGTTTGGATTCGATAAGAAACGAAACTCGTGGGAAATAATAAAACTCCGGTGTCTGTCGGGTTCcggaaaacaaaaaataattgaattgcGTAACGATTACATCAAATCGCAGATTGAAAGGGGGTATATAGGACAAATTCAGCAGATTGAATAGGAAAATGGGTCGCCTCGGGGAGATGGGTCGCCGCTGTCTACATTGGAGCCTAGTAGGAGACCGTCGGGGAGAGGAGACCATCGCCGTTGGGAGATGGGTCGCAGCTACTTCACATGTGAGTGGCATGTGCTTTTTTTATTGCCGAAATTTTGATCGGAAATTGATTGAGGGGGCATCTTGCTTATTTTCCGATAACGTCGGGAGGTGTTCTGCAAAAATTTGAAGGTCATGAGGCAAACCCAAACTC is a genomic window containing:
- the LOC116205587 gene encoding uncharacterized protein LOC116205587, coding for MSNFNDQPLPPGVQSYTRQPHFPSPPIPSSSYPPHHVGNTPNPQFHWSSTQSFYQHTAAPQYNFGLHAPSPMGQNSNNSLNGGMPQYGTTDPAEDASQFGSDHSANLQGNMSTGEISSADQPRELGSSHQLIANKGHSADPLPPSSDNQQPQEQNMEYGDIDANTGGSYQSSSSDLNTLQKEFNSASAVGVLPCSDSKPVAIASDIEHAAQDAVLREQELATQTVIRNQRDARVASGASTDGSDIFSERHNPSAIKEHLLRMATEHRAEIASKRGVPAVPDKGNIEIGNGYGVPGGGAYYTSQRPEDSEQKPAATGLPEYLKQKLRARGILKENASEGQPVRVEHNAAIQSAHQPEAGSLPPGWVEARDPATGSAYYHNESTGKSQWERPQEKVPNSQPPASAPLPENWIEALDETTGHKYYYNKVTQVSQWEYPGSSQKVASRNENSGSLDSRNEANSNSGEQSPQLNRCMGCGGWGLGLVQTWDYCNHCTRVLNLPERQYLSANLNNQQLGNTTQSKEGLEKKTPNQRSSSKPPMGRGNRRDSRKRVYSEDDELDPMDPSSYSDAPRGGWVVGLKGVQPRAADTTATGPLFQQRPYPSPGAVLRKNAEIASQSKKPNLGSRYAPITKKGDGSDGLGDAD